In Paenibacillus algicola, a genomic segment contains:
- a CDS encoding phosphonate ABC transporter ATP-binding protein: protein MIKVDRLIKKIVTEPKPVLKDISFQMEPGEMIGLIGGSGSGKSLLLSCLALRQKWDGGRFLIDGEDVLKAGGRRRIRREWAYLEQNPELNRNRTALKNVLVGQSSQTPLWRMITGMVRSDDYMGAMDTIEHLGLLDKAKRKTGELSGGEKQRIAIARALVHGAKVILADEPVMGLDPKSAEHVLQTLRSLCEEERLTVIAVIPLELAEKYCTRILGLAGGEIAVDVTGRRLTHGEKSRL from the coding sequence ATGATAAAAGTGGATCGCCTGATCAAGAAAATTGTCACCGAGCCCAAGCCGGTGCTAAAAGATATAAGCTTTCAAATGGAGCCAGGAGAAATGATCGGCCTGATCGGCGGCAGCGGCAGCGGGAAGAGTCTGCTGCTCAGCTGTCTGGCACTGCGCCAAAAATGGGACGGCGGACGCTTTCTCATTGACGGAGAGGATGTGCTTAAGGCTGGCGGCCGGCGCAGAATCCGCCGGGAGTGGGCTTATCTGGAGCAAAATCCGGAGCTGAACCGCAACCGTACAGCCCTAAAAAATGTTCTGGTAGGACAGTCCAGCCAAACGCCGCTGTGGCGCATGATCACCGGTATGGTCCGCTCGGATGATTATATGGGAGCGATGGATACGATTGAGCATTTAGGTTTGCTGGACAAGGCCAAACGCAAGACAGGAGAGCTGAGTGGTGGCGAGAAGCAAAGAATTGCGATTGCACGGGCGCTCGTCCATGGTGCGAAGGTCATTCTCGCAGATGAGCCGGTTATGGGCCTTGATCCAAAGTCAGCCGAGCATGTCCTGCAAACGCTGCGTTCTCTGTGCGAAGAGGAGCGCCTAACCGTCATCGCAGTGATCCCGCTGGAGCTTGCTGAGAAATATTGTACTCGCATACTGGGTCTTGCCGGCGGGGAGATTGCCGTAGATGTGACCGGAAGACGTCTTACCCACGGTGAAAAAAGCAGACTGTAA
- a CDS encoding sensor histidine kinase: MIKKGIRREIVVHYFLVVFMALLLVEVIFLLAVRTYYYDSVYSHIASHIVLADEYYQTYALRDKNTSIINQVISYFELYGTELQVLNLDGRILSSSNDFDTDNVIQTSDVTQALAGETSRWVGKQPGTNQIVMSVSKTLKNAGENQYILRYVTSLEKINDKLLNLTMLSILIGTAVLATVLAFSIGLANSIVKPINNIRAVSAQMAKGRFNVRVKGDYKYELGELASTLNYMAQEIVRSNQVKDDFISSISHELRTPLTSIKGWSETLNSGGYDPEETRIGMQIITKETDRLIGLVEEILDFSKLQQNEMKLVTSSVNLKELLQEIMLNMWAKAEKKGIKLNLVADWKPVIQGDANRLKQVFLNLVDNAVKFSHEHGTVDLTFEMEEGFVAVVVRDYGIGISEEHIQRVKDRFFQVNPVNGGTGLGLAITQQLVELHRGTLQMASELGQGTTVTVRLPLLEPQPQDMSVNDQQTEIEATASPSQQDHT; encoded by the coding sequence ATGATCAAAAAAGGGATCCGGCGGGAGATCGTGGTTCACTACTTTCTGGTAGTGTTTATGGCGCTCCTGCTGGTCGAGGTTATATTTCTTTTGGCGGTAAGGACTTATTACTATGACAGTGTCTACAGCCATATCGCCTCCCATATCGTGCTAGCGGATGAATATTATCAAACCTATGCGCTGCGGGATAAAAATACATCGATCATCAATCAGGTCATTTCCTACTTCGAGCTATACGGGACAGAGCTGCAGGTGCTGAATCTCGATGGAAGAATACTTTCCAGCTCTAATGATTTTGATACGGATAATGTGATTCAGACCAGTGATGTGACCCAGGCGCTGGCCGGTGAAACGAGCCGGTGGGTAGGGAAACAGCCCGGAACGAATCAGATTGTCATGTCCGTCTCCAAAACCTTGAAAAACGCAGGTGAGAATCAATACATACTTCGCTATGTAACCTCACTGGAGAAGATCAACGACAAGCTGCTGAATCTCACGATGCTGTCCATTCTGATCGGAACTGCCGTGCTGGCTACCGTGCTGGCCTTCAGTATTGGCTTGGCGAACTCGATTGTTAAGCCCATTAACAATATTCGTGCTGTGTCTGCTCAGATGGCAAAGGGGCGCTTCAACGTACGGGTAAAGGGCGATTACAAATATGAGCTGGGTGAGCTGGCTTCAACGCTGAATTATATGGCACAAGAAATTGTACGCAGTAACCAGGTCAAGGATGACTTCATATCCTCCATCTCCCATGAGCTTCGGACACCGCTCACGAGCATTAAAGGCTGGAGTGAAACACTCAATTCTGGCGGGTACGATCCCGAAGAGACGCGCATCGGAATGCAGATCATTACGAAGGAAACCGATCGGCTTATCGGCCTCGTAGAAGAAATTCTGGACTTCTCCAAGCTGCAGCAAAACGAGATGAAGCTCGTAACCAGCTCAGTCAATCTGAAAGAGCTGCTGCAGGAAATCATGCTGAATATGTGGGCCAAGGCGGAGAAAAAAGGCATCAAGCTGAATCTGGTCGCGGATTGGAAGCCAGTCATTCAGGGAGATGCCAACCGATTGAAGCAGGTATTCCTCAACCTGGTGGACAATGCCGTCAAATTCTCGCATGAGCACGGCACTGTCGATCTCACCTTTGAGATGGAAGAGGGCTTTGTGGCCGTTGTCGTGCGCGACTATGGCATTGGCATTAGCGAGGAGCATATTCAAAGAGTTAAGGATCGGTTTTTCCAGGTGAACCCTGTCAATGGTGGAACCGGGCTGGGTCTGGCAATTACGCAGCAGCTCGTGGAACTGCATCGCGGGACGCTGCAGATGGCCAGTGAGCTGGGTCAAGGCACTACTGTGACCGTGCGGCTGCCGTTGCTTGAGCCGCAGCCGCAGGACATGTCCGTAAATGATCAGCAGACAGAGATCGAAGCAACGGCTTCTCCGTCACAGCAGGATCATACGTAA
- a CDS encoding MFS transporter, whose protein sequence is MSMTRTVSQNSTHYIILIAVIIAAGISQGLLLPVLAIFLERMGVSSGMNGLNAAALYVGSFGMTLVAERILGRLGFKKLIIGGLLLVMAALMAFPLFPSLGLWFVLRILVGVGDSALHYASQLWVLMMSTDRNRGRSISIYGMSYGIGFSIGPLGINLLNYGTAVPFFALAALYAALLVVVLLRLPDARPEKHSGSAAETRGRYRLSYRLAWFALIPAFLYGYMEAGLHSNFPVYGLRSGFTLEQISSLLPFIGIGGLILQLPLGIWSDRFGRKRVLTLSGFIGGISFLLIPFAGTNFWMVLILLTLAGGMVGSFFSLGLAYAADILPRAILPAANVVASFHFNMGSILGPNIGGAVMQTGWIGGVFVLLGLFYLIFSSLSPWFKGSPFKL, encoded by the coding sequence ATGTCAATGACCCGCACGGTCAGTCAGAATTCAACACACTATATCATTCTCATCGCTGTCATTATTGCGGCGGGAATTAGCCAGGGACTGCTGCTGCCAGTACTGGCTATATTTTTGGAACGCATGGGTGTCTCCTCCGGGATGAACGGCCTGAACGCGGCTGCTCTGTATGTCGGCTCCTTCGGCATGACCCTCGTAGCTGAACGGATTCTCGGAAGACTAGGCTTCAAAAAACTGATTATCGGCGGGCTTCTGCTCGTGATGGCAGCACTTATGGCATTTCCGTTGTTTCCAAGCCTGGGTCTGTGGTTCGTTCTGCGAATTCTGGTCGGTGTTGGCGACAGTGCCCTTCACTACGCCTCTCAGCTATGGGTGCTGATGATGTCCACGGACCGCAACCGCGGCAGAAGCATTTCCATATACGGAATGTCTTATGGCATCGGCTTCAGCATCGGTCCGCTGGGAATTAATCTTTTGAATTACGGCACAGCGGTACCCTTCTTCGCACTGGCTGCCTTGTATGCTGCCCTGCTCGTGGTGGTTCTGCTTAGATTGCCGGATGCACGTCCGGAGAAGCACTCAGGCAGCGCCGCCGAAACCAGAGGAAGATACCGTTTAAGCTACCGGCTTGCCTGGTTTGCACTTATTCCCGCCTTTTTGTACGGATATATGGAGGCGGGCCTGCATAGTAACTTCCCGGTTTACGGGCTTCGTAGCGGCTTTACGCTGGAGCAGATTTCGTCCCTGCTTCCTTTTATCGGCATTGGTGGACTGATCCTGCAGCTTCCGCTAGGCATCTGGAGTGACCGATTCGGCAGAAAAAGAGTGCTTACGCTTTCCGGCTTCATTGGCGGAATCAGCTTTCTGCTCATTCCGTTCGCGGGAACGAACTTTTGGATGGTTTTGATTCTTCTTACCCTTGCCGGGGGCATGGTAGGATCATTCTTCTCGCTTGGTCTCGCCTATGCAGCGGATATCTTGCCGAGGGCCATACTTCCGGCAGCGAATGTTGTCGCTTCCTTCCATTTTAACATGGGAAGCATCCTCGGGCCGAATATAGGAGGAGCGGTCATGCAGACCGGCTGGATCGGCGGCGTGTTTGTTCTGCTGGGGCTGTTTTATCTGATCTTTTCCAGCCTTAGCCCTTGGTTTAAAGGAAGCCCGTTCAAGCTATAG
- a CDS encoding response regulator transcription factor, with product MSKVLILEDEESIRSFIVINLKRNGLEVLEAGDGNEALHLLQTVPDIDIALLDVMVPGIDGFEVCRRIREANERIGIIFLTAKVQEQDKVYALSVGADDHVSKPFSPTELIARLQSLLRRVNVQRAGSAKVSFQSGPFTLDLISKLFKKNGKTLELTPTEFSLVQFFLEKENTPLSRDVLLDHVWGKEYMGDPKIVDVNIRRLRQKIEDNPSEPEFLQTVWGHGYKWKGKGQ from the coding sequence TTGAGCAAAGTTCTCATATTGGAAGATGAAGAATCCATCCGCAGCTTTATTGTGATCAATTTGAAGCGTAACGGTCTGGAGGTTCTGGAAGCGGGAGACGGAAATGAAGCGCTGCATCTGCTGCAGACTGTACCGGACATTGATATTGCGCTTCTCGATGTGATGGTGCCTGGCATTGACGGGTTTGAGGTATGCCGCAGAATCCGCGAAGCGAATGAGCGAATCGGGATTATTTTCCTCACAGCCAAGGTGCAGGAGCAGGATAAGGTATACGCGCTTTCGGTCGGCGCCGACGATCATGTCAGCAAGCCGTTCAGTCCGACCGAGCTGATCGCGAGGCTGCAGTCACTCCTTCGCCGTGTCAATGTACAGCGTGCCGGAAGCGCCAAGGTTAGCTTTCAGTCGGGGCCGTTTACGCTGGACCTCATATCCAAGCTGTTTAAGAAGAACGGCAAGACGCTGGAGCTGACGCCGACTGAATTCTCTCTGGTGCAGTTTTTCCTGGAAAAGGAGAATACGCCGCTGAGCCGGGACGTGCTGCTGGATCATGTATGGGGCAAGGAATATATGGGCGATCCCAAAATTGTGGACGTGAACATCCGCAGATTACGCCAGAAAATTGAAGACAATCCTTCCGAGCCGGAGTTCCTGCAAACGGTATGGGGACATGGCTACAAGTGGAAGGGTAAGGGCCAATGA
- the glgB gene encoding 1,4-alpha-glucan branching protein GlgB: protein MYLFHEGTSFHSYRFMGAHPRIENGQEGVRFTVWAPNASHVGLAGDWNAWDGSKDSLHKIPETGIWTRFFPGLTVGTLYKYEITGPHQEMFLKADPYAFASELRPATASAVTDLTGYKWSDAAYRRKKSAGYRKPVNIYEMHFGTWRQHEDGSFLTYREMADHLIPYLLDMNYTHVEFMPLAEHPYDLSWGYQGTGFYSLTSRYGSPHDFMYLVDQLHQADIGVLLDWVPAHFAKDAHGLRQFDGGPLYEYEDPSKAEKPGWGTLSFDYSKPEVVSFLISNAIFWMEMYHIDGLRVDAVTSMIRLDFEKEEWQYHPNEQGTLENLEAISFLQQLNKTVFEYYPNALMMAEESSAWPGVTSPAHEGGLGFNYKWNMGWMNDTLSYIEEDFDQRPGKHHLLTFPICYAYSENFALPFSHDEVVHGKKSLLDKCPGSYEQKFAGLRGLLGYQMTQPGKKLLFMGGEFGQFIEWKDQEQLDWLLLDYEAHRQLHTYTASLNKLYKEQRALWELDHDLDGFQWICADDAGQSVVTYLRKSTKPGDTLIVIINFQPQQHERYRIGVPKPGQYEEIFNSDDVLYGGEGRRNNETLKTDKVPWHNQHQSLEVMVPPLGMLVLKKKPPRPRKTTASSKPGTKGTTAANK from the coding sequence ATGTATTTGTTTCATGAAGGCACTTCGTTTCACAGCTACCGATTTATGGGCGCGCATCCGCGTATAGAAAACGGTCAGGAGGGTGTCCGGTTTACGGTATGGGCTCCGAATGCTTCTCATGTGGGGCTTGCAGGCGATTGGAACGCCTGGGACGGCTCCAAGGATTCATTACATAAGATACCCGAAACGGGCATTTGGACTCGCTTTTTCCCCGGACTTACGGTTGGTACTTTATACAAATATGAAATCACGGGGCCTCATCAAGAAATGTTTCTAAAAGCAGATCCTTATGCGTTTGCCTCCGAGCTCCGCCCGGCTACAGCCTCAGCGGTGACGGATCTTACCGGCTACAAGTGGAGCGATGCAGCTTACCGCCGCAAGAAATCCGCTGGCTACCGCAAGCCGGTCAATATTTACGAAATGCACTTTGGAACCTGGCGCCAGCATGAGGACGGAAGCTTCCTGACATACCGTGAAATGGCAGATCACCTCATTCCTTACTTGCTGGACATGAACTACACGCATGTAGAATTTATGCCCTTGGCGGAGCACCCTTATGATCTATCCTGGGGCTATCAGGGTACCGGGTTTTACTCCTTGACGAGCCGTTACGGCTCCCCACACGATTTCATGTATCTGGTGGATCAGCTGCATCAGGCAGATATCGGGGTATTGCTGGACTGGGTACCTGCGCATTTTGCCAAGGACGCGCATGGCCTGCGTCAGTTTGATGGGGGTCCGCTGTATGAGTATGAAGATCCCTCAAAAGCCGAAAAGCCGGGATGGGGCACACTCTCCTTCGATTATTCCAAGCCAGAAGTGGTTTCATTCCTCATTTCTAACGCTATTTTCTGGATGGAAATGTATCATATTGACGGTCTTCGAGTGGATGCCGTCACAAGCATGATTCGTCTCGATTTTGAGAAGGAAGAGTGGCAATATCATCCCAATGAGCAGGGCACACTGGAGAACCTGGAAGCCATCTCCTTCCTGCAGCAGCTTAACAAGACGGTATTTGAGTACTACCCGAATGCACTTATGATGGCAGAGGAATCCAGTGCTTGGCCTGGTGTAACATCCCCTGCGCACGAAGGCGGACTCGGCTTTAATTACAAATGGAACATGGGCTGGATGAACGATACGCTTTCTTACATAGAAGAAGATTTCGACCAGCGGCCGGGCAAGCATCATCTGCTGACGTTCCCGATCTGCTATGCGTATTCCGAGAACTTTGCGCTTCCCTTTTCCCATGATGAGGTTGTGCATGGCAAGAAATCACTGCTGGACAAATGTCCAGGGTCGTATGAGCAGAAATTTGCCGGACTGCGGGGGCTTCTGGGCTACCAGATGACCCAGCCGGGCAAGAAGCTTCTGTTCATGGGAGGAGAATTCGGCCAGTTTATCGAATGGAAGGATCAGGAGCAGCTGGACTGGCTGCTGCTGGATTATGAAGCCCATCGTCAGCTGCACACCTATACAGCGTCATTGAACAAGCTGTATAAAGAGCAACGCGCGCTATGGGAGCTGGATCATGATCTGGACGGCTTTCAATGGATCTGTGCGGATGATGCGGGGCAGAGCGTAGTCACGTATTTAAGGAAGAGCACCAAGCCAGGCGACACCTTGATCGTGATCATCAACTTTCAGCCTCAGCAGCATGAGCGTTACCGCATCGGCGTTCCGAAGCCGGGACAGTATGAAGAGATTTTTAATTCCGATGACGTGCTGTACGGCGGGGAAGGCCGCAGGAATAATGAGACGTTGAAGACGGACAAGGTCCCATGGCACAATCAGCATCAGAGCCTCGAGGTGATGGTTCCGCCACTAGGCATGCTCGTACTCAAAAAAAAACCGCCTCGTCCCCGTAAAACAACTGCCTCAAGCAAGCCGGGCACGAAGGGGACTACTGCAGCGAACAAGTAG
- the glgA gene encoding glycogen synthase GlgA has protein sequence MKLLFAAAEGVPFVKTGGLADVIGALPKALQKAGADIRIVMPKYGSISEEYVSQMEHVGETRVQVGWRRQFCGVEKIVEDGITIYFIDNEYYFKRDGIYGYMDDGERFSFFNRAVLEMLPLVDFMPDVVHCHDWHAGMIPLLLEADYRHREGYGNIRSVFTIHNLLYQGVFPYEVLVDTLGLHSRYFHAEGVEYYGNVNFLKAGIVYSDHVTTVSPTYAREIQTSYYGYGLDGMLSSCGDRLSGIVNGIDTKSYNPATDPHIAVKYRSNLGKKVKNKLQLQQELGLPESSTVPLMAMVTRLVDSKGLDLVVRILDELLYYDDIQIVILGTGDPSYEHWFREAAIRFPNKCSAQISFSEPLSRKLYAASDLFLMPSKFEPCGISQLIALRYGSIPIVRETGGLNDTVQAYNEFTGEGNGFSFTNYNAHDMLNTIRRAEDIYRKPEHWKKVTKNAMSGDYSWLVSAKQYMDIYDLINSSE, from the coding sequence ATGAAGCTGTTATTTGCCGCGGCAGAAGGTGTACCTTTTGTCAAAACAGGCGGACTTGCCGACGTGATTGGGGCTTTGCCCAAAGCGCTGCAAAAGGCCGGTGCTGACATCCGTATCGTGATGCCAAAGTATGGATCCATTTCCGAGGAGTATGTCTCACAGATGGAGCACGTCGGGGAGACCCGGGTGCAGGTAGGCTGGAGACGACAGTTTTGTGGTGTGGAAAAGATCGTGGAGGACGGAATTACGATCTATTTCATCGACAATGAGTATTATTTCAAACGGGATGGAATTTACGGCTATATGGACGATGGCGAACGTTTTTCCTTTTTCAATCGGGCCGTTCTGGAAATGCTGCCGCTTGTCGATTTCATGCCGGATGTCGTTCACTGTCATGACTGGCATGCAGGCATGATCCCGCTGCTGCTGGAGGCAGATTATCGGCATCGAGAGGGCTATGGTAATATCCGCTCTGTATTTACGATCCACAACCTGCTGTACCAAGGTGTATTTCCGTATGAGGTGCTGGTGGATACATTGGGACTGCATAGCCGTTACTTCCATGCTGAAGGTGTCGAGTACTACGGGAATGTGAATTTCCTGAAGGCCGGCATTGTCTATTCTGATCACGTTACAACCGTAAGTCCGACATATGCCCGTGAAATTCAGACCTCGTACTATGGCTATGGTCTCGATGGCATGCTGTCGTCCTGCGGTGACCGTTTAAGCGGCATTGTGAACGGCATCGATACCAAGAGCTATAATCCTGCTACCGATCCTCACATCGCGGTGAAATACCGCAGCAATCTGGGGAAAAAGGTCAAAAACAAGCTGCAGCTGCAGCAGGAGCTGGGCTTACCGGAATCCAGTACTGTTCCATTGATGGCGATGGTCACCCGATTGGTGGACTCCAAAGGACTGGATCTTGTCGTTCGTATTCTGGACGAGCTGTTATATTACGACGATATTCAGATTGTTATTCTGGGTACCGGTGACCCGTCTTATGAGCACTGGTTCCGCGAGGCAGCCATTCGCTTTCCGAATAAATGCTCCGCACAGATCTCCTTCAGTGAGCCCTTGTCCCGCAAGCTGTATGCCGCCAGTGACTTGTTCTTAATGCCATCGAAGTTCGAGCCGTGCGGCATCAGCCAGCTGATTGCGCTTCGTTACGGAAGCATTCCCATCGTTCGTGAAACCGGAGGGCTGAATGATACGGTACAGGCTTATAATGAATTTACCGGCGAGGGTAACGGCTTCTCATTTACGAATTATAATGCCCACGATATGTTGA
- a CDS encoding GNAT family N-acetyltransferase, with product MFNNSTAFIETSSGVFTLAPAEAGEEGMMLQVLVSTAEEMVRQARHQWTPALFDLNLMEQYLSERSVFLLKHEGEPAGMFTIQESDPSYWQDRNDTRYHYLHRLAVLPRYRGFELGRQMIAFAERRSREQGKAGLRLDCVTHLQGLNDYYLRLGYQFVAMQDMGGRTVNLYQKQW from the coding sequence ATGTTCAATAATTCAACAGCATTTATAGAAACCTCATCCGGTGTATTCACGCTGGCCCCGGCGGAAGCAGGGGAAGAGGGCATGATGCTTCAGGTTCTGGTCTCTACCGCGGAGGAGATGGTTCGGCAAGCGCGTCATCAATGGACGCCGGCCTTATTTGATCTCAACCTGATGGAGCAGTACCTGAGCGAAAGATCCGTGTTTCTGCTCAAACATGAGGGGGAGCCTGCTGGCATGTTTACGATCCAGGAGAGCGACCCCTCCTATTGGCAGGATCGGAACGACACCCGTTATCATTATTTACACCGTCTCGCTGTTCTTCCCAGGTATCGGGGCTTCGAGCTGGGGCGTCAGATGATCGCCTTCGCCGAGAGGCGCTCCAGAGAGCAAGGGAAGGCAGGCTTACGCCTGGATTGTGTAACACACCTCCAGGGGTTAAATGATTATTACCTAAGACTAGGCTATCAATTTGTTGCTATGCAAGATATGGGTGGCCGTACGGTTAATTTATATCAGAAGCAGTGGTAG
- a CDS encoding glucose-1-phosphate adenylyltransferase: MKRKECIAMLLAGGEGKRLAPLTSKLAKPAVPFGGHYRIIDFPLSNCVNSGIDTVGVLTQYESSSLHEHIGDGAPWGMTRSEAGGVALLSSDEIPQGQYLGTADAIYKNMTYIDGQNPEHVLVLSGDHIYHMNYREMLESHIEQGASATISVMEVPWEQASRFGVMSVDENLKITEFAEKPEKPESNLASMGIYLFQWDYLKRHLEEDAQDHQSSHDFGKDVIPKMLAEQNPLYAFRFKGYWRDVGTVESLWEAHMDVLDQTELVLEKPEWPMYTRPWRTKLSAHSGRQYDYSSDSLLHKSCQFEGKAKRSVIFCGAEIGKNAIVKDSIIMPNAKIGKNVHIEHAIIGEGAVIKDGASVKGTLGNVVVVAPHETVTPKPTVRTQPARLLEVYEKGRLRANVSSS; this comes from the coding sequence ATGAAGAGAAAAGAATGCATCGCTATGCTGTTGGCCGGAGGAGAAGGTAAACGACTCGCTCCACTGACCTCAAAGCTTGCCAAACCAGCCGTTCCGTTTGGGGGCCATTACCGTATTATCGATTTTCCTCTCAGCAACTGTGTAAACTCGGGAATCGATACCGTAGGCGTATTGACACAATACGAGAGCAGCTCGCTGCACGAGCACATCGGGGACGGAGCACCTTGGGGTATGACGCGCAGTGAAGCAGGTGGAGTTGCGCTATTATCCTCTGACGAGATTCCACAGGGTCAATACCTGGGAACGGCAGATGCGATTTACAAAAACATGACTTACATTGACGGTCAGAATCCGGAGCATGTGCTCGTTCTCTCCGGTGATCACATTTATCATATGAACTACCGTGAAATGCTGGAAAGCCATATCGAACAAGGAGCCTCAGCAACCATTTCTGTGATGGAGGTGCCTTGGGAGCAGGCCAGCCGTTTTGGCGTGATGAGTGTAGATGAGAATCTGAAAATTACTGAATTTGCTGAAAAGCCCGAAAAGCCGGAAAGCAATTTGGCCTCAATGGGCATCTACTTGTTCCAATGGGATTACCTGAAGCGCCACCTCGAAGAGGATGCACAGGATCATCAGTCCAGTCATGACTTTGGCAAGGATGTTATTCCAAAGATGCTGGCCGAGCAGAATCCGCTGTACGCGTTCCGGTTTAAAGGCTACTGGAGAGATGTGGGTACGGTGGAGAGCTTGTGGGAAGCTCATATGGACGTTCTGGATCAAACAGAGCTCGTTCTGGAGAAGCCTGAGTGGCCTATGTACACCCGCCCATGGCGCACAAAGCTGTCTGCTCACAGTGGTCGTCAATACGATTACAGCAGTGACAGCCTGCTTCATAAATCCTGTCAATTTGAAGGTAAAGCGAAGCGGTCCGTCATTTTCTGCGGCGCTGAGATCGGAAAGAATGCGATCGTCAAGGACAGCATTATTATGCCTAATGCAAAAATCGGGAAAAATGTTCACATCGAGCATGCCATCATTGGCGAAGGTGCTGTGATTAAAGACGGTGCCAGCGTAAAAGGAACACTAGGCAATGTTGTTGTCGTTGCCCCTCACGAAACCGTGACACCGAAGCCGACGGTTCGTACTCAGCCTGCGCGTCTGCTGGAGGTCTATGAGAAAGGCCGTCTGCGCGCCAACGTCTCCTCTTCTTAA